One stretch of Rissa tridactyla isolate bRisTri1 chromosome 21, bRisTri1.patW.cur.20221130, whole genome shotgun sequence DNA includes these proteins:
- the BRPF3 gene encoding bromodomain and PHD finger-containing protein 3 yields MGLWTAAMRKPRRRSRQNLEGRRSPSPYSLKCSPTRETLTYAQAQRIVEVDIDGRLHRISIYDPLKIITEDELMAQDITECNSNKENSEQPLFPSKSKKTPSKGKKKEPCSKHAPGTSLHLPQPNFRVVDFFSQPDAPPLPAAYYRYIEKPPEDLDVEVEYDMDEEDLAWLEMVNEKRRDDGYGTVSADTFELLVDRLEKESYLESRNNGAQQSLIDEDAFCCVCMDDECHNSNVILFCDICNLAVHQECYGVPYIPEGQWLCRCCLQSPSRPVDCVLCPNKGGAFKQTSDGRWAHVVCAIWIPEVCFANTVFLEPIEGINDIPPARWKLTCYICKQKGMGAAIQCHKVNCYTAFHVTCAQRAGLFMKIEPMRETSINGTTFTVRKTAYCESHSPPGMVKKGAPAAGGEGREDTVKEEGEEEANSGPPKGSLKKNQVKLKQKIKKEPGDVTNGRSSVPMVTVAQIPSYRLNKICSGLSLQRKNQFMQRLHNYWLLKRQARNGVPLIRRLHSHLQSQRNAEQKEQDEKTSAVKEELKYWQKLRHDLERARLLIELIRKREKLKREQVKVQQAAMELQLTPFNVLLRTTLDLLQEKDAAQIFAEPVNLNEVPDYLEFISNPMDFSTMRRKLESHLYRTLDEFEEDFNLIVTNCMRYNAKDTIFHRAAVRLRDLGGAILRHARRQAENIGFDTDVGIHLPESPKTKDFYRFSWEDVDNILLPENRAHLSLEAQLKELLEKLDMVSTVRSSGARTRRVRLLRREINSIRQKLAQQQNKTMPNGEPVPQEEGLDKSSREGDEEEDKGDDAKPPHPPTLEPTGPAPSLSELDSLQDPPTLKPISESKSLNELQKRVMSDRELFDKKALQRESQAFQRLLSDNGLNGLALPPADTPASPPFSGVGRRTSVLFKKAKNGVKLQRGLDCSLENGEDHGQSGQLSPSRPDRERQARKRPQSRTCSESDGEKSPREAGQRGVTNGFAKHAESSSDSECSSSLGGGLAFEACSGLMPPKRSRGKPALSRVPFLEGVNGDSDYSSSGRTLLMSLESQAELEPLELVWAKCRGYPSYPALIIDPKMPREGLLHNGVPIPVPPMDVLKLGEQRQTEAGEKLFLVLFFDNKRTWQWLPRDKVYPLGVDDTVDKLKMMEGRKTSIRKSVQVAYDRAMIHMSRVRGDHPFVTSNYL; encoded by the exons ATG GGTCTCTGGACCGCAGCGATGAGGAAGCCTCGGAGGAGGTCCCGGCAGAACTTGGAGGGGAGACGTTCTCCCTCGCCCTACAGCCTCAAGTGCTCACCGACTCGCGAGACCCTGACATATGCTCAGGCCCAGCGGATCGTGGAAGTAGACATCGATGGGCGCCTTCATCGCATCAGCATCTATGATCCCTTAAAAATCATCACAGAAGATGAGCTGATGGCCCAGGACATCACAGAGTGCAACAGCAACAAGGAAAACAGCGAGCAGccccttttcccttccaaatCTAAGAAAACACCTTccaaaggcaagaagaaagagCCCTGCTCCAAACACGCGCCAGGGACGTCTTTACACTTGCCCCAGCCCAACTTCCGTGTGGTGGACTTCTTCAGCCAGCCAGatgcccctcctctccctgccgccTACTACCGGTACATTGAAAAGCCTCCTGAGGACCTGGATGTAGAGGTGGAGTATGACATGGATGAGGAGGACCTGGCGTGGCTGGAAATGGTCAACGAGAAGAGAAGGGACGATGGTTACGGGACAGTTTCTGCTGACACTTTTGAGCTGCTGGTGGACCGGTTGGAAAAGGAGTCGTACCTTGAGAGCCGGAATAATGGGGCTCAGCAGTCCCTCATTGATGAGGATGCCTTCTGCTGCGTCTGCATGGACGATGAGTGTCACAACAGCAACGTCATCCTGTTCTGTGATATCTGCAATCTGGCCGTGCACCAGGAGTGTTACGGCGTGCCCTATATCCCCGAGGGGCAGTGGCTTTGCCGCTGCTGCTTACAGTCCCCTTCTCGCCCTGTGGATTGTGTCCTTTGCCCAAACAAAGGTGGAGCCTTCAAGCAGACCAGCGATGGCCGCTGGGCTCACGTGGTTTGTGCCATCTGGATCCCAGAGGTCTGCTTTGCAAACACTGTGTTCCTGGAGCCCATTGAAGGGATAAATGACATCCCCCCGGCTCGGTGGAAGCTCACATGCTATATCTGCAAGCAGAAGGGCATGGGAGCTGCTATCCAATGCCACAAGGTGAACTGTTACACTGCCTTCCACGTCACCTGTGCCCAGCGGGCTGGTCTCTTCATGAAGATAGAACCCATGCGGGAGACCAGCATCAACGGCACAACGTTCACCGTGCGCAAGACTGCCTATTGTGAGAGTCATTCCCCACCTGGGATGGTGAAAAAAGgggctccagctgctggtggtgagGGGCGGGAGGACActgtgaaggaggagggagaggaggaagccaATTCTGGCCCTCCCAAAGGGTCTCTGAAAAAGAACCAAGTGAAATTGAAGCAGAAGATCAAAAAAGAGCCTGGTGACGTGACCAACGGGCGTTCGTCTGTGCCCATGGTGACAGTCGCACAAATTCCCTCTTACAG GCTGAACAAAATCTGCAGCGGCCTCTCCCTCCAGAGGAAGAACCAGTTCATGCAGAGGCTCCACAACTACTGGCTGCTGAAGCGGCAGGCGAGGAACGGCGTGCCCCTGATCCGGCGCCTGCACTCGCACCTCCAGTCCCAGAGGAACGCGGAGCAG AAGGAGCAGGACGAGAAGACCAGTGCAGTGAAGGAAGAGCTGAAGTACTGGCAAAAACTGCGGCATGACTTGGAGCGGGCACGGCTGCTCATCGAGCTCATCCGTAAGAGGGAAAAACTCAAACGGGAGCAG gtgaaGGTTCAGCAGGCTGCTATGGAGCTACAGCTGACCCCTTTCAATGTACTTCTGCGCACGACGCTGGACCTGCTGCAGGAGAAGGATGCTGCCCAGATCTTCGCAGAGCCTGTCAACCTGAATGAG GTTCCAGATTACCTGGAATTCATTTCCAACCCAATGGATTTTTCCACCATGAGGCGGAAGCTGGAGTCCCACCTCTACCGAACATTGGATGAGTTTGAGGAAGACTTTAACCTTATAGTTACCAACTGCATGAGGTATAATGCTAAAGACACGATTTTCCACCGAGCAGCTGTCCGGCTCAGAGACCTCGGAGGAGCGATATTGCGTCATGCGCGGCGGCAGGCTGAAAACATTGGCTTTGACACTGATGTGGGGATTCACCTGCCCGAGTCACCCAAAACCAAGGACTTTTACCGCTTTTCTTGGGAGGATG TGGATAACATCCTCCTCCCAGAGAACCGGGCTCACCTCTCCTTGGAGGCCcagctgaaggagctgctggagaagctggaCATGGTGAGCACCGTGCGGTCCAGTGGCGCCCGGACACGACGCGTTCGGCTCCTGAGACGGGAGATCAACTCCATTCGGCAGAAGCTGgcccagcagcagaacaagaCCATGCCCAACGGGGAGCCTGTGCCGCAGGAAGAGGGGCTGGATAAATCCTCAAGggaaggggatgaggaagaggataAAG GAGATGATGCCAAGCCCCCGCACCCTCCGACCTTGGAGCCCACAGGACCTGCACCCTCCCTCTCAGAGCTGGACTCTCTGCAGGACCCTCCGACGCTCAAACCCATCAGTGAAAGCAAATCCTTGAATGAGCTGCAGAAGAGGGTGATGTCGGACAGGGAGCTCTTCGACAAGAAGGCGCTGCAACGGGAGAGCCAAGCTTTCCAGCGCCTGCTCAGCGACAATGGCCTCAACGGACTGGCCTTGCCGCCTGCAGAcacccctgccagccccccttTCAGCGGCGTGGGCCGACGGACatctgtcctttttaaaaaagctaagaATGGGGTGAAGCTGCAAAGAGGCCTGGACTGCTCCCTGGAGAACGGGGAGGACCACGGGCAGAGCGGGCAGCTTTCGCCCTCCCGCCCTGACAGGGAACGACAAGCTCGGAAGCGGCCGCAGAGCAGGACCTGCAGCGAGAGCGATGGAGAGAAGTCACCCAGGGAAGCCGGACAGAGAG GAGTGACTAACGGCTTCGCCAAGCACGcagaaagcagctctgactcGGAGTGCAGCTCTAGCCTGGGCGGTGGGCTGGCGTTTGAAGCCTGCAG TGGTTTGATGCCTCCCAAGCGAAGTCGAGGGAAGCCGGCTCTTTCCCGGGTGCCCTTCTTGGAAGGTGTGAACGGAGACTCCGATTACAGCAGCTCAG GCAGGACTCTCCTGATGTCCCTTGAGAGTCAGGCTGAGCTGGAGCCCCTGGAGCTCGTGTGGGCCAAGTGCCGTGGCTATCCCTCCTACCCTGCCTTG ATAATCGACCCCAAGATGCCGCGCGAGGGTTTGCTGCACAAtggggtccccatccccgtcccaccCATGGACGTGTTgaagctgggggagcagaggcagacagaggcaggagaaaagctcttccttgtccttttctttgaCAACAAGAGAACCTG
- the LOC128900251 gene encoding proline-rich protein 2-like isoform X2 gives MVAVAAASVARPSGEERRQPAGRRGRGLPRFAPPPAGRDRPPLLGPFPPPGRAEPGESPPGGCGVTGGSGVAFMAGEPLRRSPACPLLLAPGGGLSPPFLGLGYSRGGPFLGAPSHGLRGPTKCMGASPGAGVTPTPPPRGCNLVSATLSPNQQHQKNGGIYKSPYLFSSLMLRVQMASRGAEVWRGGRTAREGRRGMSKEEVMFATEISVGKRERAVIALPANTPLTHDTENCRGLGTFPLVA, from the exons atggtggcggtggcggcggcgagCGTAGCCCGGCCGAGCGGCGAGGAAAGGCGGCAGCCAGCGGGCAGgcgggggagggggctgccgcGCTTCGCTCCCCCCCCCGCGGGCAGGGACCGCCCGCCCCTCCtcggtcccttcccacccccgggCCGCGCCGAGCCGGGAGAGTCCCccccgggggggtgcggggtgaCGGGAGGGAGCGGAGTGGCCTTCATGGCGGGGGAACCCCTGCGCCGTTCACCGGCCTGTCCCCTGCTTCTGGCACCCGGAGGTGGGCTGTCACCCCCCTTCCTCGGGCTTGGGTACAGCCGTGGGGGTCCCTTCCTAGGagcccccagccatgggctcAG GGGTCCCACAAAATGCATGGGAGCATCACCAGGTGCTGGAGtgacacccacaccccccccgagAGGCTGTAACCTTGTCTCTGCCACCCTCAGCCCAAACCAGCAACATCAAAAAAACGGTGGGATTTATAAGAGCCCGTATTTATTTTCTAGTCTGATGCTTCGGGTCCAGATGGCCTCCCGAGGTGCAGAGGTGTGGCGAGGTGGAAGGACAGCGAGAGAGGGACGGAGAGGAATGAGCAAGGAAGAAGTTATGTTTGCAACCGAGATAAGTG ttgggaaaagagaaagagccGTAATCGCGTTACCAGCCAACACCCCGCTGACCCACGATACGGAAAACTGCAGAGGATTAGGAACGTTTCCCCTGGTTGCTTAA
- the LOC128900251 gene encoding uncharacterized protein LOC128900251 isoform X1, which yields MVAVAAASVARPSGEERRQPAGRRGRGLPRFAPPPAGRDRPPLLGPFPPPGRAEPGESPPGGCGVTGGSGVAFMAGEPLRRSPACPLLLAPGGGLSPPFLGLGYSRGGPFLGAPSHGLRYSHGGTLSRSPQATRVGQLGFFFGCLQPTLAFFAGVPQNAWEHHQSDASGPDGLPRCRGVARWKDSERGTERNEQGRSYVCNRDKCWEKRKSRNRVTSQHPADPRYGKLQRIRNVSPGCLSKSDMEIQKADSSSLKRVLRCRTNTRTVDLYKQMPSFHYQPATFPAVCFESLAGMYHKKTKYLHTSTVPGLAEHQFPVFVRILGVAEEIAPGSWTVC from the exons atggtggcggtggcggcggcgagCGTAGCCCGGCCGAGCGGCGAGGAAAGGCGGCAGCCAGCGGGCAGgcgggggagggggctgccgcGCTTCGCTCCCCCCCCCGCGGGCAGGGACCGCCCGCCCCTCCtcggtcccttcccacccccgggCCGCGCCGAGCCGGGAGAGTCCCccccgggggggtgcggggtgaCGGGAGGGAGCGGAGTGGCCTTCATGGCGGGGGAACCCCTGCGCCGTTCACCGGCCTGTCCCCTGCTTCTGGCACCCGGAGGTGGGCTGTCACCCCCCTTCCTCGGGCTTGGGTACAGCCGTGGGGGTCCCTTCCTAGGagcccccagccatgggctcAGGTACAGCCATGGGGGGACCCTTTCTAGGAGCCCCCAGGCTACCAGGGTTGGgcaacttggatttttttttgggtgtCTTCAGCCTACACTCGCTTTTTTTGCAGGGGTCCCACAAAATGCATGGGAGCATCACCAG TCTGATGCTTCGGGTCCAGATGGCCTCCCGAGGTGCAGAGGTGTGGCGAGGTGGAAGGACAGCGAGAGAGGGACGGAGAGGAATGAGCAAGGAAGAAGTTATGTTTGCAACCGAGATAAGTG ttgggaaaagagaaagagccGTAATCGCGTTACCAGCCAACACCCCGCTGACCCACGATACGGAAAACTGCAGAGGATTAGGAACGTTTCCCCTGGTTGCTTAAGCAAGTCGGACATGGAAATACAAAAAG CTGATTCCTCTTCATTGAAACGTGTCCTCAGATGCCGTACGAACACGAGGACGGTTGATCTCTACAAACAGATGCCGTCTTTCCACTACCAACCTGCTACGTTTCCTGCTGTCTGTTTTGAGTCACTGGCTGGTAtgtaccacaaaaaaaccaaatacctGCACACCTCCACGGTTCCTGGGCTTGCAGAGCACCAGTTCCCTGTGTTTGTCAGGATATTGGGAGTTGCAGAAGAAATAGCGCCTGGCTCTTGGACGGTGTGCTGA